In one Deltaproteobacteria bacterium genomic region, the following are encoded:
- a CDS encoding DUF362 domain-containing protein gives MGTVTNKITTSLSLSVNGPEEYVDALRAGLNRVDAFSLLKGYEKIIVKPNIVNSSPPPVTTDVRCVAALVDLLREALDMPIIVADGSGEGNTIRNMKKNGYGDIGVPLVDLDQLPCRILKDPRATILKEVYLPEYLDGAAVISVPSAKDHSMTGVTLGLKNMIGCLPADHYGGFWSYKKSRLHMRDIDAAAADLILYLEPHLTVIDGRLGLKGGHLWGTVPDPPLGKVVIGRDVLEADGEGARILGYEPKEIRHLVLAASLRKKGGFAADI, from the coding sequence ATGGGAACGGTAACAAATAAGATTACGACCTCTCTTTCTCTATCCGTCAACGGTCCGGAAGAGTACGTGGACGCGCTGAGAGCGGGCCTGAACAGGGTTGATGCTTTTTCGCTCCTGAAAGGTTATGAGAAGATCATCGTCAAACCGAATATCGTCAACAGCAGCCCCCCTCCCGTCACGACTGATGTAAGGTGCGTTGCGGCCCTTGTGGATCTGTTGCGGGAAGCTCTGGATATGCCCATTATCGTCGCTGACGGATCGGGAGAGGGAAATACGATAAGGAATATGAAAAAAAACGGCTACGGGGATATCGGTGTCCCCCTCGTAGATCTCGACCAGCTCCCCTGCAGAATCTTAAAAGACCCCCGGGCAACCATATTGAAAGAGGTTTATCTGCCTGAATATCTCGACGGTGCAGCAGTCATCTCGGTACCTTCCGCCAAGGACCACTCGATGACGGGGGTGACCCTTGGTTTGAAGAATATGATCGGATGCCTGCCCGCCGACCATTACGGCGGGTTCTGGAGCTATAAGAAGTCCAGGCTCCACATGAGGGACATCGACGCGGCCGCTGCGGACCTGATTCTCTATCTCGAGCCTCATCTGACTGTTATCGATGGACGACTGGGTCTAAAAGGCGGGCATCTGTGGGGCACGGTACCCGACCCTCCACTCGGAAAGGTGGTTATCGGAAGAGATGTACTCGAAGCCGACGGGGAAGGAGCAAGGATTCTCGGCTACGAGCCGAAAGAGATCAGGCATCTGGTCCTGGCAGCCAGCCTGCGAAAGAAAGGTGGTTTTGCTGCAGACATATAA
- the hypE gene encoding hydrogenase expression/formation protein HypE yields MPERIILSHGDGGRRTRELIDRIFLKKYSNPILSPLYDSGFLELLSGDIAFTTDSYVVTPPFFPGGDIGKLAICGTVNDLSVCGAKPIALSCSLILEEGFPLELLEKIADSIAKSSAQCEVPVVCGDTKVVEKGKGDGIFINTSGIGVISGGWRPRPENIKRGDRVLITGTMGDHGIAVLVARKEMMLKGDIQSDVAPLSPLLLPLINKFGENIKFLRDPTRGGVGVTLNEIAGNVTGRIILDESSLPVRTSVRGVCEILGFDPLYLANEGKAIIIADESISSEVLQYLKNNPLGKESALIGEIGEGEGPVMLKTSLGGMRVIDYPVGEQLPRIC; encoded by the coding sequence ATGCCTGAAAGGATTATCCTGTCTCACGGAGATGGAGGAAGACGGACCAGGGAGTTGATTGACAGGATATTTTTGAAAAAGTATTCCAATCCGATACTATCACCGCTTTATGATTCGGGTTTTTTGGAACTCCTTTCGGGAGATATCGCATTTACTACCGACTCATACGTCGTTACCCCCCCCTTTTTTCCGGGAGGGGATATCGGAAAACTTGCGATATGCGGAACCGTTAATGACTTGTCCGTGTGCGGTGCAAAACCGATTGCCCTATCCTGCTCCCTGATACTGGAAGAGGGGTTTCCCCTGGAACTTCTCGAAAAGATAGCCGATTCAATTGCAAAATCATCGGCTCAGTGTGAGGTTCCCGTTGTCTGCGGTGATACTAAGGTAGTAGAAAAGGGGAAAGGTGACGGGATATTCATCAACACGTCGGGGATTGGGGTCATCTCGGGAGGCTGGCGGCCCCGCCCGGAAAATATCAAAAGGGGAGATAGGGTTCTTATCACAGGCACCATGGGTGATCACGGCATAGCTGTTCTCGTTGCGAGAAAAGAGATGATGCTCAAGGGGGACATACAATCCGATGTGGCCCCGCTGTCGCCACTGTTGCTTCCCCTGATAAATAAGTTTGGAGAGAATATAAAGTTCTTGAGGGACCCCACAAGGGGCGGTGTCGGGGTAACGTTGAATGAGATTGCGGGAAACGTGACCGGAAGAATCATCCTTGACGAATCATCTCTTCCCGTGAGGACATCGGTCAGGGGGGTGTGCGAGATTCTCGGATTCGACCCTCTTTACCTCGCCAATGAGGGGAAGGCTATCATCATCGCAGATGAAAGCATCTCCTCCGAAGTTCTCCAATACCTCAAGAATAATCCTCTGGGAAAGGAATCGGCTTTAATAGGTGAAATAGGCGAAGGCGAAGGCCCGGTTATGCTTAAAACATCGCTGGGGGGGATGCGAGTAATAGATTATCCGGTGGGGGAGCAACTCCCCCGCATATGTTGA
- the hypD gene encoding hydrogenase formation protein HypD, translating to MKYLDEFRDPSFVKPLLKKIEEVSRKDPARIMEVCGTHTMAISRGGIRPLLSGMVTLISGPGCPVCVTPDGFIDAAIELGMNEKVMIATFGDMIKVPGRGSSLEMEKARGLDLRTVYSPIDALKIAEENPGKEVVFLGVGFETTAPSVGGAIIMAEEKGIANFSVLSSMRTVPEAMEALVLDPEVMIEGFLCPAHVSTIIGADAYLPIVERHGIPCVVAGFEYLDIFLGINMLMRQLKEGKAKVENEYKRVARSGGNLKAQGVIEKVFEKGDALWRGIGVIPSSGLTIRKGYEKFDAERRFGISVSLEMEDTACRCGDVLKGKILPPECPLFGESCTPSAPFGPCMVSSEGACAAYYKYGGA from the coding sequence CTGAAATATCTGGATGAGTTCAGGGACCCGAGTTTTGTAAAGCCGCTCCTCAAAAAGATCGAGGAGGTATCCCGGAAAGATCCCGCAAGGATCATGGAAGTATGTGGAACCCACACTATGGCCATTTCTCGGGGGGGGATCCGCCCTCTTCTGTCCGGGATGGTAACGCTCATATCTGGACCCGGCTGCCCGGTCTGCGTGACTCCCGATGGTTTCATCGATGCCGCGATCGAACTCGGGATGAATGAAAAAGTGATGATCGCGACGTTCGGAGACATGATAAAAGTGCCGGGGAGAGGGTCTTCACTGGAGATGGAAAAGGCTCGTGGCCTCGATCTTCGGACGGTCTACTCTCCCATCGACGCCTTGAAGATCGCAGAGGAAAACCCGGGAAAAGAGGTCGTATTTTTGGGAGTGGGTTTTGAAACGACGGCTCCCTCTGTGGGAGGCGCAATAATTATGGCGGAAGAGAAGGGTATAGCAAATTTCTCCGTCCTCTCCTCCATGCGAACGGTTCCGGAGGCGATGGAAGCGCTTGTCCTCGATCCGGAGGTCATGATAGAGGGTTTTTTATGTCCGGCTCACGTGAGTACGATAATAGGGGCCGATGCCTACCTCCCCATAGTGGAAAGACATGGGATCCCCTGTGTCGTTGCAGGTTTCGAATACCTGGATATCTTTCTTGGAATTAACATGCTCATGAGGCAGCTTAAAGAGGGAAAGGCGAAGGTGGAGAACGAATACAAAAGAGTCGCGAGATCGGGAGGAAACCTGAAAGCGCAGGGGGTGATAGAAAAGGTTTTTGAAAAGGGTGACGCCCTCTGGAGGGGGATAGGGGTTATCCCATCTTCGGGGCTCACGATCAGGAAGGGGTATGAAAAGTTCGATGCAGAGAGGAGGTTCGGTATCAGCGTGTCCTTGGAGATGGAAGACACAGCCTGCCGGTGCGGTGATGTGCTGAAAGGAAAGATACTACCTCCTGAATGCCCACTTTTCGGTGAAAGCTGCACACCATCGGCTCCTTTTGGTCCCTGTATGGTCTCGAGCGAGGGTGCGTGCGCAGCCTATTACAAATATGGAGGCGCCTGA
- the hypC gene encoding HypC/HybG/HupF family hydrogenase formation chaperone, whose amino-acid sequence MCLGIPTRVISTSGDLAKVEIGGVEREVSIMLLDGVKEGDWVIIHAGFAIERLDAKDAEETLALLKEIADGAEISG is encoded by the coding sequence ATGTGTCTAGGAATACCGACGAGAGTCATCAGCACCAGCGGTGACCTGGCAAAGGTCGAGATCGGAGGAGTAGAAAGAGAAGTGTCCATCATGCTTCTCGATGGTGTCAAGGAGGGAGATTGGGTGATTATCCATGCAGGATTCGCCATCGAGAGGCTGGATGCAAAAGATGCGGAAGAGACGCTTGCTCTCTTGAAGGAGATAGCCGATGGAGCTGAAATATCTGGATGA